Proteins encoded within one genomic window of Melospiza melodia melodia isolate bMelMel2 chromosome 27, bMelMel2.pri, whole genome shotgun sequence:
- the LOC134430074 gene encoding serine/threonine-protein kinase PAK 1-like, whose product MKSHHSFLLFCFCFLAQCLQGLDFLHANDVIHRDMKSDNILLRTDGSVKLADFGLATQLSPEQSRRCSVTGTPWWMAPEVVTGQPYGPKVDIWSFGIVGIEMIEQEPPYLGESSGTATYLIATVGTPQLRQPKLLLALLRDFLSCCLQTDEEQRWSAKELLQHPFVTSAKPPFILAQVINSVKKTNNPNPKL is encoded by the exons atgaaatcacatcactcatttttgctcttctgtttctgttttctcgctcagtgcctgcaaggactggattttcttcatgcaaacgatgtgatccatcgagacatgaagagtgacaacatccttctcagaacggacggttctgtcaaactgg ctgattttggcctcgctactcagctcagccctgagcagagcagacggtgctcggtaaccgggactccttggtggatggcgcctgaagtggtgacaggtcaaccatatggccccaaagtggacatatggtcttttggaattgtgggaattgaaatgatagaacaagaacctccttacttgggcgaaagttctggcacg gctacatacctgatagccacagtagggactccacagctgcggcagcccaagctcctcttggctttgctgcgtgacttcctgagctgctgcctgcagacagacgaggagcagcgctggtctgccaaggagctcctgcag catccatttgtaacttcagccaagccaccattcatcctggcacaagtcatcaactcagtgaagaagacaaataaccctaaccctaaactctaa